TTTGGACTTTCTTCGCTCGCGGAGCTGCCAAATGATGCCGATTGAGCTGCCGATAATGAGGATAATAAAGAGAATCAGAATGTTATCCATGACTACCTCCATTGAGAAGATAAGCGAAAGAAAACAACAACGCTGCCGTGAAAAGGCCGAACCAGAAAATCGCCGTGCTAAAGTCTTTCGAGACCGCGTTAGCAACCGCACAAAAAGTAAAGACGACTTTGCTGAGATCGTAAAGATACTTCGCAGTATTTTCTCTCTGCTTGTCGTTCATTTACACTGTCCGTTCAGCTATCAGCGCATCCAGCTCTTTCCGTAACCGACCGAGCACGACATCGTAGCCGAAATTTCCGACCTTCACACTCTTCTTTTTGAGGTTGACGGTAGTCGGTCCGCACCACAGGCCCAGGTCGGCGTCATCGGTCTCGCCCGGACCGTTCACACGGCAGCCCATGACGGCAATCGTGATTTTGTGGTCTTTGGCATAGGTCGTCATCTCTTTCACTTGCTGAGCCAATTCAACGAATTTTTCGTTTTCCACCCGTGAACAGCTCGGGCAGGAAATGATGTTCATGCCCTTGCCGAAGTTCGGCACGGAGACGAAACGTCCGGCTTGGACATCTTCGATAATCTGAAAGCCCGCCGTCACTTCTTCGTGCTTCTTGTCATTGGACAGCGTCAGCGACACACGCAAAGTGTCGCCAATCCCATCGGCCAACAGTTTCTCGAACGCGAGGCGACTCTTGATGATGCCGTCAGGCGGAAGCCCGGCTTCCGTCACCCCTAAATGAATCGGCACATCCGGACGCGCCTTGGCGAAACGGGCGTTCGCTTCGATCACTTTATCGGGATCGGAGTCTTTCATCGACACCACGAAACGGTCGTAGCCCAAGTCTTCCATCAACTGACAGTGATAGAGCGTCGATTGGATGAGGGCTTCCATTTGATCGCCGGGATACTTTTCCAAAAACGCTGGGGCCACCGAGCCGCAATTCACACCGATGCGCAGGGCGACGTCATGTGCACGCGCAATGTTGACGATCCAGGCCACCTTTTGCGGGATCGTCTTACTCTTCTCGATATGATGGAGGTGTCCGGGATTGTAGCGAATCTTATCGACGTAGGGAGCCACCAACTCCGCCACCTTGTAATTCTCTTGTAAATCGACCGAAAGCGTCGCGGTCGTTTGCGCACGAATCTCTTTGAGCGCGGCGGCCTCTTTCGGGTTGTCCACGGCGATGCGCACGACACCGGCTCCGGCTTTTTCTAGCTGATGCACCTGAGCCACGGTCGCATCGATATCGACCGTTTTCGTCGCGCACATGCTCTGCACGACAATCGGCGCGCCACCGCCAACCTGCACTTTGCCGATCCGCACCGCCCGCGTGGGCTTTCTTTCCATGAGTGTCTACTCCTACCGGTAAAATTCTGGACCACCGTAACCGAGGAGGTGTGGAGCTGCAACCAACCTCGCCATGGCAAAGATTCGTTCGCGCTGTGCTATTATCTTCCATTCAACTGAAGACGGAGCACGTGACGGACTTCATTGAGGAGTTTTGACTGTTGACTTCTTGTCGTGTCAGGCATATCAGGTCTCCGACATAGTGCCGCAAGATCGTTGATAATAAACACGGGGCGAAACTGCTTAAAAACCCGGTCAATATCGTAGTATCTGGGCAAAAGGGCTTGTTGATCGATGGTTAGGCTTCAAAGTGTTACGATGTCATCATTTATTAAACGACACTTTAAGAACCTGGAAGAATTGCTAAAGACCCAATCGGCACTCTGCCAGCCAAAGTTCCCAAGTTACGATATTGGTTTAAATCGTGAGTTCTTTGTAAGGGAGGTACTGCGCACCCATTTGCCTCCCTATTGTGAGATTACGTCGGGCTTCATCTGTGATCAAGAAAATGAACCCACTGGTCAGGTGGACATCATCTTGTTTCATCCCTTAAGTTTCCGCGTAAACATAGGTGCAAGCGACTGCTGCCTGAGCGAGAGTGTCTTTACAGCCCTAGAGATCAAATCACGTCTTACTAAAGCTCATTTCAAATCCTCGGTTGTCAACCTCGCCAATATCCATGCGCTGCCGCGAGTGCACTTGTCTACGCGGTTGCGTAGTGCCACTGAGGGTTCGGAGGCATACCATTTCAACACTATTGGCACTGTGCTGTTCGGATACAAAGGTTATACAGCACTCAAGTGCGTGGAGGTACTTTGGTCTCTTCTCAATGGAGCTTGGGATCAAAGACCTGAGGTCGTTTATTCCTTGAACCCTACATACATCTTAGTCAGGGATGACTATCTCAAATACGAAGCTCCCGGAATCCTTCAGGGGAGTGGTCTTACGTGGATAGAAAGGCTCGCGCACGATAAGATGAAAGGCTATCGGTTGATCCATGACAACTGTCTTCTTATACTAACGACAATTCTCTCCAAAAGAATCCAATGCAACTACCTCCTCCTTCCCAATCTTTATAACTACATAGTCGCAGAAGGAGAAGCAGAGGAAAGATAAAACAAGGTCCAGACTCGAATTCACCGATCGCTCAAATCTTCCTGGCTGGTCCTGAGCCGAATCGGCTAGCCAGGGAGGTCGCCCTCCCCGGCCCCCACGCACCCTGCTAATCTGGCTTGTCGCGTCTCATGAGCAGTGTTGCGGCCTCAGTGTTTCTGAGGCATCTGCACGATAGGAGCCTGTGGATGTCGTTCGGCGTAGTCTTGAAGTTGCGCCTGGAGTTCCCCGATCCACCGCTGCGCTTTCTCTTCATCAACCTCTCCGGCTTCGAGTTTGCGGGAAATTTCATCGAGAAATCGTTCGAAGAAAGTTTTCATCCACCCTCTCCTTCCTCACGCAACATGCCGGGAAAACGGCAAAGAGTCTAGGCGGTTTGCCTGTCGCTGCCAGTGGCGGCACGCGGCGCATTCCCCAAACGACACGACCCCTAAGAGCGACGGCGACACGGCACGGCTCTCCGCCCCTGCTCAACAGGCCCTTTTTT
The DNA window shown above is from Deltaproteobacteria bacterium and carries:
- the ispG gene encoding (E)-4-hydroxy-3-methylbut-2-enyl-diphosphate synthase: MERKPTRAVRIGKVQVGGGAPIVVQSMCATKTVDIDATVAQVHQLEKAGAGVVRIAVDNPKEAAALKEIRAQTTATLSVDLQENYKVAELVAPYVDKIRYNPGHLHHIEKSKTIPQKVAWIVNIARAHDVALRIGVNCGSVAPAFLEKYPGDQMEALIQSTLYHCQLMEDLGYDRFVVSMKDSDPDKVIEANARFAKARPDVPIHLGVTEAGLPPDGIIKSRLAFEKLLADGIGDTLRVSLTLSNDKKHEEVTAGFQIIEDVQAGRFVSVPNFGKGMNIISCPSCSRVENEKFVELAQQVKEMTTYAKDHKITIAVMGCRVNGPGETDDADLGLWCGPTTVNLKKKSVKVGNFGYDVVLGRLRKELDALIAERTV